A genomic window from Populus alba chromosome 19, ASM523922v2, whole genome shotgun sequence includes:
- the LOC140954179 gene encoding uncharacterized protein — MQALWNGGYGYHIHGYDAKLLMGIYHHNVRKGFTFHGEGCSLSFHTPPVFQGLIFWAFTTRIFFTRSHTINAIIKKKSNGMQLFEATLVIGLYCPISWTRFVSLSEMAMEECCGHEELELYVNLGSEDINVKQCGIKVIVDLDSFEGLEWDHDIDNQESEVGRDEVVPIHLLPHPLYGSLTFSTIEQFKDYLYRKSFYPFREETFNLSSIS, encoded by the coding sequence atgcaggcATTGTGGAATGGTGGTTATGGATATCATATTCACGGCTATGATGCCAAATTGCTTATGGGAATCTATCATCACAACGTGCGAAAGGGGTTCACCTTCCATGGAGAAGGATGTTCATTATCATTTCATACACCTCCAGTTTTTCAAGGGTTGATTTTTTGGGCTTTCActacaaggattttttttactaggaGTCATACAATCAatgctattataaaaaaaaagagcaacgGTATGCAATTGTTTGAAGCTACACTGGTAATAGGACTCTATTGCCCCATAAGTTGGACAAGATTCGTAAGTTTAAGTGAGATGGCAATGGAAGAATGTTGTGGGCACGAAGAATTGGAATTGTATGTGAATTTGGGGAGCGAAGACATTAATGTGAAACAATGTGGGATCAAAGTGATTGTAGATTTGGATTCATTTGAAGGGTTGGAGTGGGATCATGACATTGACAACCAAGAGTCAGAAGTGGGAAGAGATGAAGTAGTACCAATTCATCTGCTTCCTCATCCTCTTTATGGTTCATTGACATTTTCTACAATTGAGCAGtttaaagattatttatatAGGAAGAGTTTTTATCCATTTCGCGAAGAAACTTTCAACCTGAGCTCAATTAGTTGA